In the Rhodoferax fermentans genome, AACATCGATGTCAAAGGTTTTGACATCCAGGTCGAAACCCGCAAGGGTGAGGTCATGCTCAGCGGTTTTGTCAGCAACCAGACCCAGATCGACCAGGCGGTGAACGTCGCCAAGGCGGTTGAGGGTGTCACCAACATCAACAACAAACTCAGCATCAAAGACGGTGTGGCCACGGTGGGCAACAAGATCGATGACAGCGTGATCACCACCGAGGTCAAGGCCGCCTTGCTGGCAGACGCCAACATCAAAAGCCTGGACATCACGGTGGTAACCCACAAGGGCGAGGTTCAGCTCAGCGGTTTTGT is a window encoding:
- a CDS encoding BON domain-containing protein, which gives rise to MKNPLGLRLVTTTLAGVMTLSMVACSKPVDGTGAAAPATTVGTEVDDSVVTTRVKTALLDNIDVKGFDIQVETRKGEVMLSGFVSNQTQIDQAVNVAKAVEGVTNINNKLSIKDGVATVGNKIDDSVITTEVKAALLADANIKSLDITVVTHKGEVQLSGFVNNQGQIDRALEIAHGVSGVTEVGNQMSIKK